The following coding sequences are from one Nitrospirota bacterium window:
- a CDS encoding radical SAM protein — MGKALPIFNFPALAGKFDSLEQQIKQFVTSPGVTPGDGRTVDDFKPFLIALNLTKRCNLKCDHCYLDATTKAGGGSDELTTEECVRLIDQIAEVNRGCLLVITGGEPLTRPDILDIARHAVGLGFMVVFGTNGMLINDRMAKELVEIGVMGVGISIDSLDAKKHNRFRGLEGAWEGAVAGIEACKRNGLQFQVHFSAQPMNYQELPDVVEWAHTLGAKVLNVFFMVCTGRGEELTDITPAQYEEVLGYLVDCQDKYKDMLVRARCAPHFKRLAYEKDPNSPITKAQGYMGGGCLAGTNYARVTPNGELTPCPYMPLSAGNVREKSFVDLWERSDIFDSFRYPHLKGKCGDCEYSEICGGCRARPYVDHGDWLDEDQWCLYTPKGGAKVQVAFNTPEESTAVWEEAAQTRLDRIPYFLRAMVRKGVERHAREQGLAVITVELMEELRKKRFGNDAPVFKF, encoded by the coding sequence ATGGGTAAGGCCCTTCCGATTTTCAATTTTCCCGCCCTCGCGGGCAAATTCGACTCGCTCGAACAGCAGATCAAGCAGTTCGTGACGTCGCCCGGCGTGACGCCGGGCGACGGGCGGACGGTGGACGACTTCAAGCCCTTCCTGATCGCCCTCAACCTCACCAAGCGCTGCAACCTCAAATGCGACCATTGCTACCTGGACGCCACCACCAAGGCCGGCGGAGGATCGGACGAGCTGACCACGGAGGAATGCGTCCGCCTGATCGACCAGATTGCGGAAGTGAACCGGGGCTGCCTCTTAGTGATCACCGGCGGGGAACCGCTGACCCGTCCGGATATTCTGGACATCGCACGCCACGCGGTGGGGCTCGGCTTCATGGTCGTGTTCGGCACCAACGGGATGCTGATCAACGACCGCATGGCCAAGGAACTGGTGGAGATCGGCGTCATGGGCGTGGGCATTAGCATCGACTCGCTGGACGCCAAGAAGCACAACCGTTTCCGCGGACTCGAAGGGGCCTGGGAAGGCGCCGTGGCCGGCATCGAGGCGTGCAAGCGCAATGGGCTCCAGTTCCAGGTGCATTTCAGCGCCCAGCCGATGAACTATCAAGAGCTGCCGGATGTGGTCGAGTGGGCCCATACCCTGGGCGCCAAGGTGCTGAACGTCTTCTTCATGGTCTGCACGGGCCGCGGCGAAGAGCTGACCGACATCACCCCGGCCCAGTATGAAGAAGTCCTGGGCTACCTGGTCGATTGCCAGGACAAGTACAAGGACATGCTGGTCCGCGCCCGCTGCGCACCCCACTTCAAACGCCTGGCCTACGAGAAGGACCCCAACTCCCCGATCACCAAGGCCCAGGGGTATATGGGTGGGGGCTGCCTGGCCGGCACCAATTACGCCCGGGTGACTCCGAACGGCGAGCTGACCCCCTGTCCCTACATGCCGCTCTCGGCGGGGAATGTCCGCGAGAAGAGCTTCGTGGATCTCTGGGAACGGTCCGACATCTTCGACTCCTTCCGTTATCCGCATCTCAAAGGCAAATGCGGAGATTGCGAATACAGCGAAATTTGCGGCGGCTGCCGTGCCAGGCCGTATGTGGATCACGGGGACTGGCTGGACGAGGACCAGTGGTGCCTCTACACCCCGAAGGGCGGCGCGAAGGTGCAGGTGGCCTTCAACACGCCGGAGGAAAGCACCGCGGTCTGGGAAGAGGCGGCGCAGACCCGGCTCGACCGCATCCCCTACTTTCTCCGTGCCATGGTCAGGAAGGGCGTCGAGCGGCACGCGCGCGAGCAAGGCCTGGCCGTCATCACCGTCGAGTTGATGGAAGAGCTCCGCAAAAAGCGCTTCGGCAACGACGCCCCGGTGTTTAAATTCTAA
- the uvrA gene encoding excinuclease ABC subunit A, whose product MAGSILIRGAREHNLKNLDVEIPRDKLVVITGLSGSGKSSLAFDTIYAEGQRRYVESLSAYARQFLEQMGKPDVDSIEGLSPAISIEQKSTSHNPRSTVGTVTEIYDYLRLLFARIGRPFCFSCGEEITAQTVQQMVDAILALPAGAKFQVLAPIIRGRKGEYRKELLDMRRAGYVRARIDGQIVDLGEDIALDKQKKHTIEVVVDRLVMKRVGPDDPLARRLADSVETSLKLAGGLVGVLTEDNKTKLFSETLACIRCGLSYPEITPRVFSFNSPHGACPACDGIGFAVAPGSSEGEIEEDFTLLEPCPTCKGARLRPESLSIKLGGKSIAEVTQLSVRTAAAYFGSLKLSERETFIAQRILKEIRERLGFLNNVGLDYLTLDRAAATLSGGEGQRIRLATQIGSGLVGVLYILDEPSIGLHQRDNRRLLQTLIRLRDMGNTVVVVEHDAETMMAADHIVDMGPGAGALGGKIVAEGTPKEIMADKASLTGRYLRGESSVTLPHRERKAKKFLGVVGARKHNLKNITAKIPLGLLTCVTGVSGSGKSTLVLEVLFHSLSQLLYQKKPKIDGCQSLQGVEALDKVIDIDQSPIGRTPRSNPATYTGLFTFIRDLFTKLPESRVRGYKAGRYSFNVKGGRCEACEGDGLIKIEMHFLPDIYVTCEVCKGQRYNRETLEIKFKDRSIADILNMTVDEALEFFEAIPLIRTKLQTLHDVGLHYVKLGQSATTLSGGEAQRVKLSRELSKRATGRTLYILDEPTTGLHFADIQRLLDVLNRLVEAGNTVLVIEHNLDVIKNADWLIDLGPEGGDRGGEIVAEGPPAAIAKVAKSYTGQVLKEAGLG is encoded by the coding sequence ATGGCCGGCTCGATTCTCATCCGCGGCGCGCGGGAACATAACCTCAAAAATCTGGACGTCGAAATTCCGCGCGACAAGCTGGTGGTCATCACCGGCTTGAGCGGGTCCGGCAAGTCCTCCCTCGCCTTCGACACGATCTACGCCGAAGGGCAGCGCCGCTACGTCGAGTCCCTCAGCGCCTATGCCCGCCAGTTCCTCGAACAGATGGGCAAGCCCGACGTGGATTCGATCGAAGGCCTTTCGCCGGCCATCTCCATTGAGCAAAAGAGCACCAGCCACAATCCCCGCTCCACCGTCGGGACCGTCACGGAGATCTACGACTATCTGCGCCTGCTGTTCGCCCGCATCGGGCGTCCCTTCTGCTTCAGTTGCGGCGAGGAGATCACGGCGCAGACGGTCCAGCAGATGGTGGACGCGATTCTGGCCTTGCCGGCCGGAGCCAAATTCCAGGTGCTGGCCCCGATCATCCGGGGGCGGAAGGGGGAATATCGCAAGGAACTCCTCGATATGCGGCGGGCCGGCTATGTGCGGGCCAGGATCGACGGTCAGATCGTGGACCTGGGCGAGGACATCGCGCTCGACAAGCAAAAGAAACACACGATCGAAGTGGTCGTGGACCGGTTGGTGATGAAGCGGGTCGGGCCGGACGATCCGCTGGCCCGGCGACTGGCCGATTCGGTGGAAACCTCGCTCAAGTTGGCGGGCGGTCTCGTCGGTGTGCTGACCGAGGACAACAAAACGAAACTCTTCAGCGAAACGCTGGCTTGCATCCGCTGCGGCCTGAGCTACCCGGAGATCACCCCCCGCGTCTTTTCCTTCAACAGTCCCCATGGCGCCTGCCCGGCTTGCGACGGGATCGGCTTTGCGGTTGCGCCCGGCAGCTCGGAAGGGGAGATCGAGGAGGATTTCACCCTCCTGGAGCCCTGTCCCACCTGCAAAGGGGCCAGGCTCAGGCCGGAAAGCCTCTCGATCAAGCTGGGCGGAAAATCCATCGCGGAAGTGACGCAACTGTCCGTACGGACGGCGGCCGCCTATTTCGGTTCGCTCAAACTCAGCGAGCGGGAGACCTTTATCGCCCAGCGCATCTTGAAGGAAATCCGCGAGCGGCTGGGCTTTTTGAACAACGTCGGGCTGGACTACCTGACCCTGGACCGGGCGGCGGCGACGCTCTCCGGCGGCGAGGGGCAGCGCATCCGCCTGGCCACGCAGATCGGGTCTGGCCTGGTGGGGGTCCTCTACATTCTGGACGAGCCGTCCATCGGCTTGCACCAGCGGGACAATCGGCGGCTGCTCCAGACCCTGATTCGGTTGCGCGACATGGGCAACACGGTCGTGGTCGTGGAGCACGATGCGGAAACGATGATGGCGGCGGATCATATCGTGGACATGGGGCCGGGAGCCGGCGCCCTTGGGGGGAAGATCGTCGCAGAAGGGACGCCGAAGGAGATCATGGCCGACAAGGCCTCCCTGACGGGTCGGTATTTGCGCGGAGAGTCATCCGTTACCCTGCCCCACCGGGAACGGAAAGCCAAAAAGTTCCTCGGCGTGGTCGGGGCCAGGAAGCACAACCTCAAGAACATCACCGCCAAGATTCCCCTGGGGCTGCTGACTTGCGTGACCGGCGTGTCCGGATCGGGCAAGAGCACCCTGGTGCTGGAGGTCCTGTTCCATTCCTTGTCGCAGCTCCTGTACCAGAAGAAGCCCAAGATCGATGGCTGCCAATCGCTCCAGGGCGTGGAAGCCCTGGACAAAGTGATCGACATCGACCAGTCGCCCATCGGGCGGACGCCCCGCTCCAACCCGGCCACCTACACGGGCCTCTTCACCTTTATCCGGGACCTCTTCACCAAGCTGCCTGAGTCGCGTGTGCGGGGGTACAAGGCGGGCCGCTACAGTTTCAACGTCAAGGGCGGGCGTTGCGAGGCCTGCGAGGGGGACGGGCTCATCAAGATCGAGATGCACTTCCTCCCGGACATCTACGTGACCTGCGAGGTCTGCAAGGGCCAGCGGTACAACCGCGAGACCTTGGAGATTAAATTCAAGGACCGGAGCATCGCCGACATCCTGAACATGACGGTGGACGAGGCGCTGGAGTTCTTCGAGGCTATCCCGCTGATCAGGACCAAGCTGCAAACCCTGCACGACGTGGGGCTCCACTATGTGAAGCTAGGCCAGTCGGCGACGACCCTCTCCGGAGGCGAGGCGCAGCGGGTGAAGCTCTCGCGCGAGCTATCCAAGCGGGCGACGGGCCGCACGCTCTACATCCTGGACGAGCCGACGACTGGCCTGCACTTCGCCGACATCCAGCGGCTGCTGGATGTGCTGAACCGCTTGGTGGAGGCGGGGAACACGGTGCTGGTGATCGAGCACAATCTGGACGTGATCAAGAACGCGGACTGGCTGATCGATCTCGGACCGGAGGGGGGAGACCGGGGCGGGGAGATTGTGGCCGAAGGACCGCCGGCGGCGATCGCGAAGGTGGCGAAGTCGTACACGGGCCAAGTGTTGAAGGAAGCCGGACTCGGCTGA
- a CDS encoding universal stress protein UspA yields the protein MYKTIYVPVDNSDYSNTAVDVGVDLAKTFGAKIVGSHVYAAKMHDKRFKQMEAGLPEEYHDEKELDRQRQIHDSLITRGLQIITDSYLDYVDKRCTEANLPLERRSLEGRNWKVLAEDINQNAYDLVIMGALGVGAVKDSVIGSNTERVVRRVRTSDMLIIKNTQPTTSGKIVVAVDGSAYSFGGLMTALALGKALNRPVEAISAFDPYFHYAAFHSISGVLNEEAGKVFRFKEQEKLHEEIIDSGLAKIYQSHLDISREIAQAENTDIKTTLLDGKAFEKVIQYVRKDVPWLLIVGRIGVHSDEDMDIGSNTENLLRAAPCNVLVSNRKYTPPIDTQAEYTIAWTEEALRRMERIPVFARGVAKTAIHRYAIEKGHTIISNTVVDAAVGHILPKGAMDAMRALGGSLDAAGIDRDKMQADDSVAKDLMGGTLSGMMTEIVQEKPTVSAGTQAYLDRMSQTYFVCDGCGYIGKGDTPVKCPVCMAEGARFKQVDKSIFEAAAKAEGQLETELAYDDVPMQWTKDAKEAIRSVPAGFQRRRAKAKIEKTARKLGMTTITLEYAAPIIKEAATEDYTPIFANKGTGTAPETEAALHADQGNGQSNGHGNGHATGGNGGSSMSAPAPLTWTPDAQARLDRVPPGFMRDCTKALILKHAEKVGATTITLDVANAGIEQAKGTMEEAMKTGNLKDILERLGVGPQPGSSQNG from the coding sequence ATGTACAAGACGATTTATGTCCCGGTGGATAACTCGGACTATTCCAATACAGCCGTCGACGTGGGCGTCGACCTGGCCAAAACGTTCGGCGCCAAAATTGTCGGGAGCCATGTCTATGCGGCGAAGATGCATGACAAGCGCTTCAAACAGATGGAGGCCGGACTGCCGGAGGAGTATCACGACGAAAAAGAACTGGATCGGCAACGCCAGATCCACGACTCGCTGATCACCCGCGGCCTCCAAATCATCACCGACTCCTACCTCGACTACGTGGACAAGCGATGCACCGAGGCCAACTTGCCCCTGGAGCGCCGCTCCCTGGAGGGGCGGAACTGGAAGGTACTGGCCGAAGACATCAATCAGAACGCCTACGACCTCGTGATCATGGGCGCCCTCGGCGTCGGCGCGGTGAAAGACAGCGTGATCGGCAGCAACACCGAGCGCGTCGTGCGCCGCGTGCGGACCTCCGACATGCTGATCATCAAGAACACGCAGCCGACGACCAGCGGCAAGATCGTCGTCGCGGTGGACGGCAGCGCCTACTCGTTCGGCGGGCTGATGACCGCCCTGGCCTTGGGGAAGGCCTTGAATCGGCCGGTGGAAGCCATCTCGGCCTTCGACCCCTATTTCCACTATGCGGCGTTCCACAGCATTTCCGGCGTCCTCAACGAGGAGGCCGGCAAGGTCTTCCGGTTCAAGGAGCAGGAAAAGCTGCACGAAGAAATCATCGACAGCGGCTTGGCCAAGATCTACCAGTCGCACCTGGACATTTCCCGCGAGATCGCCCAAGCCGAGAACACGGACATCAAGACCACCCTGCTGGACGGGAAGGCCTTCGAGAAGGTCATCCAGTACGTCCGCAAGGACGTCCCCTGGCTCCTGATCGTCGGCCGAATCGGCGTGCACAGCGACGAGGACATGGACATCGGCAGCAACACGGAGAACCTTTTGCGCGCCGCCCCCTGCAACGTGCTGGTCTCCAACCGCAAGTATACCCCGCCCATCGACACCCAGGCCGAGTACACCATCGCCTGGACCGAAGAGGCCCTGCGACGGATGGAGAGGATTCCGGTGTTTGCGCGCGGCGTGGCCAAGACAGCCATCCACCGGTATGCGATCGAGAAGGGCCACACGATCATCAGCAACACGGTGGTGGACGCGGCGGTCGGGCACATCCTGCCGAAAGGCGCGATGGACGCCATGCGGGCGCTCGGCGGGAGCCTGGACGCCGCCGGCATCGACCGGGACAAGATGCAGGCCGATGATTCCGTGGCCAAGGACCTGATGGGCGGCACGCTCAGCGGCATGATGACCGAGATCGTGCAGGAGAAGCCGACGGTGAGCGCCGGCACCCAAGCTTACTTGGACCGGATGAGCCAGACCTACTTCGTCTGCGACGGCTGCGGCTACATCGGCAAGGGCGACACGCCGGTGAAGTGTCCCGTCTGCATGGCGGAGGGCGCGCGTTTCAAGCAGGTGGACAAGAGCATCTTCGAAGCGGCGGCCAAGGCGGAAGGGCAGCTGGAAACGGAACTGGCCTACGACGACGTGCCAATGCAGTGGACCAAGGACGCCAAGGAAGCCATCCGGAGCGTCCCGGCCGGGTTCCAGCGTCGGCGCGCCAAGGCCAAGATCGAAAAGACGGCCCGGAAGCTGGGCATGACCACGATTACGCTCGAGTATGCGGCGCCGATAATCAAGGAAGCGGCGACCGAGGACTATACCCCCATCTTTGCGAACAAAGGCACCGGCACGGCCCCGGAGACGGAGGCCGCGCTCCATGCCGACCAAGGCAACGGCCAAAGTAACGGCCATGGCAACGGGCATGCAACCGGCGGCAACGGAGGTAGTTCGATGTCTGCTCCCGCCCCTCTCACCTGGACCCCGGACGCGCAGGCGCGCCTCGACCGCGTGCCCCCCGGTTTCATGCGCGACTGTACCAAGGCGCTGATCCTGAAGCATGCCGAAAAGGTCGGCGCGACCACGATCACCCTCGACGTGGCCAATGCGGGGATCGAACAAGCCAAGGGCACGATGGAAGAAGCAATGAAGACGGGCAACCTGAAGGATATCCTCGAACGCCTGGGCGTCGGCCCCCAGCCGGGATCCTCCCAGAATGGGTAA
- a CDS encoding radical SAM protein: MNSILYVFLPCKKVYPIGITYLADFIHRRRPDVRQQILDLSVYPQTERPKVLRDAAMAFAPDLVCFSWRDIQIFSPHEGDASLEHAFNFYFSSNPIKKIAASFQGVKQLYRYYNDIRTNLSYPWLIRNEFPQTQIMIGGGAFTAFADQLIEKLPEGTVGILGEGEDAILKMVEGRSLAEERFIVKEGGKVSKGEQGSPALLDALTVDLPYLTGIFPQYRDYLDESIGVQSKRGCPYDCAFCLYPYIEGKRVRYRPPEMVVKDIAQHYHQWGARKFWFTDAQFITGKEAYPQCTEILERILREKLDIQWSGYIRTSLITADLAKLMVRSGVGDLEVAITSGSQEVLNNLHMGFKLERLYDGCRYLAEAGFQGKVILNYSLNSPKETEDTLLQSVESYKTVASILGEERVFPLMFFLGIQPNTDLEHRLLEEGYLSAGYNPLMLTPTSIRKLLYNPAPLNKIIAKACLTAWHKKQGSQDPRPWSGSLSAKPQAYADGSLIRGVEHNSGRQALLTLEEILRSRKTAGSSAASPSGPAVSRAG; the protein is encoded by the coding sequence ATGAACTCGATTCTTTACGTCTTCCTGCCGTGCAAAAAGGTGTACCCGATCGGGATCACTTATTTGGCGGATTTTATCCATCGGCGGCGACCCGATGTCCGGCAACAAATTCTGGACTTGTCGGTCTACCCGCAAACGGAGCGGCCGAAAGTCCTGCGGGACGCAGCCATGGCGTTCGCGCCGGACCTGGTCTGTTTCTCCTGGCGGGACATTCAGATTTTCTCTCCCCACGAAGGGGATGCGTCGCTGGAACATGCGTTCAATTTTTACTTTTCGAGCAACCCGATCAAGAAAATCGCCGCCTCGTTCCAGGGTGTCAAACAGCTCTATCGGTATTACAACGACATCCGGACCAACCTGTCCTACCCCTGGCTGATCCGGAACGAGTTCCCCCAGACTCAGATCATGATCGGGGGCGGGGCTTTCACCGCCTTCGCGGACCAGTTGATCGAGAAACTGCCGGAAGGGACGGTCGGCATCCTCGGCGAAGGCGAGGACGCCATCCTCAAGATGGTGGAAGGCCGCTCCCTCGCGGAGGAACGGTTTATCGTCAAAGAAGGGGGGAAGGTCTCCAAAGGCGAACAGGGATCGCCTGCCCTGTTGGACGCCCTGACCGTGGATTTGCCTTACCTCACCGGCATCTTCCCCCAATACCGGGACTATCTCGACGAATCCATCGGCGTCCAAAGCAAGCGCGGCTGTCCTTACGACTGTGCCTTCTGTCTCTATCCCTATATCGAGGGCAAACGGGTCCGGTACCGGCCGCCGGAGATGGTCGTCAAGGACATCGCGCAACATTATCACCAATGGGGCGCGCGCAAGTTCTGGTTCACGGACGCCCAGTTCATCACCGGTAAGGAAGCCTATCCCCAATGTACGGAGATTCTGGAGCGTATCCTCCGCGAGAAGCTGGACATCCAATGGTCCGGCTACATCCGAACCTCGCTGATCACGGCGGACCTGGCCAAGCTCATGGTCCGCTCGGGAGTCGGAGACCTGGAAGTGGCCATTACCTCCGGTTCGCAGGAGGTCCTCAACAACCTCCATATGGGGTTCAAGTTGGAGCGGCTCTATGACGGTTGCCGGTACCTGGCCGAAGCCGGCTTTCAAGGCAAGGTCATCCTGAACTACTCCCTGAACTCCCCCAAGGAAACCGAGGACACCCTCTTGCAGAGCGTCGAATCGTACAAAACGGTCGCCTCAATCCTGGGCGAGGAACGGGTGTTTCCCTTGATGTTTTTCCTGGGCATCCAACCGAACACGGACTTGGAACATCGGCTGCTGGAGGAGGGGTACCTCTCGGCCGGCTACAATCCGCTGATGCTCACCCCGACCAGCATCAGAAAACTCCTCTATAACCCGGCCCCGTTGAACAAAATCATCGCCAAGGCCTGCCTGACCGCCTGGCATAAGAAACAGGGGAGTCAGGACCCCCGTCCCTGGTCCGGCTCCCTCTCCGCCAAGCCCCAAGCCTATGCGGACGGCAGCCTTATCCGCGGGGTCGAACACAACAGCGGGCGCCAGGCTCTGCTGACGCTGGAAGAGATTCTCAGGTCACGAAAAACCGCTGGTTCTTCAGCTGCTTCGCCATCGGGGCCGGCCGTCAGCCGAGCGGGCTAA
- a CDS encoding class I SAM-dependent methyltransferase, with product MLELKEKPASARPLPPPPEGTVPDWSGKGKEQAVQRMFTAIARWYDLNNSLLSFGLHHRWKRRAAAFVPTTQAGRAMDIGAGTGDLALLIHPRMGEGGRVAAVDLNQAMLREGVRKIAGRGLDGHVTCLRANAEQLGFRDNSFDAVTTGFCIRNVSDLLRACTEICRVLKPGGRFVCLEFSRPVSPWLLNLYDWYSFSLLPKVGTLVAHDKTGVYRYLPASIRAFPDQEGLKSLLLKAGFRQVDYHNVSGGIVAIHVAIK from the coding sequence ATGCTCGAATTGAAGGAAAAACCGGCGTCGGCCAGGCCTCTTCCGCCTCCGCCGGAGGGGACCGTGCCCGACTGGTCCGGCAAGGGCAAGGAGCAGGCGGTCCAGCGGATGTTCACCGCCATCGCCCGCTGGTACGACCTGAACAACTCGCTCCTCAGTTTCGGCCTGCACCATCGCTGGAAACGCCGCGCCGCTGCCTTCGTCCCGACGACTCAGGCCGGCCGCGCCATGGATATCGGCGCCGGCACCGGCGATCTGGCCCTCTTGATCCACCCGCGCATGGGCGAAGGAGGCCGCGTGGCGGCGGTGGACCTGAACCAGGCCATGCTCCGGGAAGGCGTGCGCAAGATCGCCGGACGAGGACTCGACGGCCATGTCACCTGTCTGCGCGCCAATGCCGAACAGTTAGGATTCCGGGACAACAGCTTCGACGCGGTGACGACGGGATTTTGCATCAGGAACGTGAGCGATCTCCTGAGGGCTTGTACGGAAATCTGCCGGGTCTTGAAGCCCGGCGGCCGGTTCGTCTGTCTGGAGTTTTCCCGCCCGGTCAGCCCTTGGCTGCTGAACCTCTACGACTGGTACTCGTTCAGCCTCCTGCCCAAGGTCGGCACGCTCGTGGCCCACGATAAGACCGGCGTCTATCGCTACCTGCCCGCCTCCATCCGCGCCTTTCCCGACCAGGAAGGACTCAAATCCCTCTTGCTCAAGGCCGGGTTCCGGCAGGTGGACTATCACAATGTGAGCGGCGGGATCGTCGCGATCCATGTGGCAATCAAATAG